One Leopardus geoffroyi isolate Oge1 chromosome C1, O.geoffroyi_Oge1_pat1.0, whole genome shotgun sequence DNA segment encodes these proteins:
- the PLA2G2D gene encoding group IID secretory phospholipase A2 isoform X1 produces MARKRKQKEHTPEPELGGPGVGSAGVGGGGRYPDLRGCLRGRGLPVAASRAVCEDHETCPAVHAAGVCWCCQNHDCCYAHLRQHRCHIHTDNYDYTFSQGDIQCSDKGSWCEQQLCACDKEVAFCLKRNLETYKRHLRYYWRPHCRGQTPTC; encoded by the exons ATGGccagaaagaggaaacagaaagagcATACACCAGAGCCAGAGCTGGGAGGGCCGGGGGTGGGCtcggctggggtggggggggggggcaggtaccCTGATTTAAGAGGCTGCCTGCGTGGAAGGGGACTTCCAGTAGCCGCTTCCAGGGCTGTGTGCGAGGACCATGAAACTTGCCCTGCTGTGCACGCTGCTGGTGTTTGCTG GTGCTGTCAGAACCATGACTGTTGCTACGCTCACCTGAGGCAGCACCGATGCCATATCCACACAGACAACTATGACTACACCTTTTCCCAGGGGGACATCCAGTGCT CCGACAAGGGCAGCTGGTGTGAGCAGCAGCTGTGTGCCTGCGACAAGGAGGTTGCCTTCTGCCTGAAGCGGAACCTGGAGACTTACAAGAGACACCTGCGTTACTACTGGCGGCCCCACTGCAGAGGCCAGACCCCTACGTGCTAG
- the PLA2G2D gene encoding group IID secretory phospholipase A2 isoform X2, translating to MKLALLCTLLVFAGVIPTQGGILNLNKMIKQVTRKTPIFSYWPYGCHCGLGGKGQPKDASDWCCQNHDCCYAHLRQHRCHIHTDNYDYTFSQGDIQCSDKGSWCEQQLCACDKEVAFCLKRNLETYKRHLRYYWRPHCRGQTPTC from the exons ATGAAACTTGCCCTGCTGTGCACGCTGCTGGTGTTTGCTG GTGTGATTCCAACCCAGGGCGGGATCTTGAACCTGAACAAGATGATCAAACAAGTGACCAGAAAAACACCCATCTTCTCCTATTGGCCCTATGGCTGCCACTGCGGACTTGGTGGCAAAGGCCAGCCCAAAGATGCCTCGGACTG GTGCTGTCAGAACCATGACTGTTGCTACGCTCACCTGAGGCAGCACCGATGCCATATCCACACAGACAACTATGACTACACCTTTTCCCAGGGGGACATCCAGTGCT CCGACAAGGGCAGCTGGTGTGAGCAGCAGCTGTGTGCCTGCGACAAGGAGGTTGCCTTCTGCCTGAAGCGGAACCTGGAGACTTACAAGAGACACCTGCGTTACTACTGGCGGCCCCACTGCAGAGGCCAGACCCCTACGTGCTAG